From the genome of Pseudomonas putida:
TCCTGCAGCGGTGATCGTCGAGGTGGTGCAGGGCGAGGGCGGTGTGGTCCCGGCGGCGGATGCGTGGCTGCGTGGCGTGCGTGAAATCACCGCACGCGCTGGCGTGGCCATGATCGTCGACGAAATCCAGACCGGCTTTGGGCGTACCGGCAAGCTGTTCGCCTTCGAGCATGCCCATATCGTTCCTGATGTGGTGGTGCTGTCCAAGGCCATCGGCGGCAGCCTGCCGCTGTCGGTGATGGTCTACCGCGACTGGCTCGACACCTGGCAACCCGGCGCCCACGCCGGCACTTTCCGCGGTAACCAGATGGCCATGGCCGCAGGCTCCGCGGTGATCCGCCATATCGAATCGCAGCGACTGGTCGATCACGCTGCCGACATGGGCCGGCGCCTGTACGAGCATCTGTCGGGCCTGCAACGCCACAACCCGCAACTGGGCGATGTGCGTGGGCGCGGGCTGATGTTGGGCGTCGAGGTCGTCGACCCCAACGGCACGCCTGACGCGCTGGGCCATCCTCCAGCGGACCCGGCGCTGGCCAGCCGCATTCAGCGTGAATGCCTCAAGCGTGGGATGATCATCGAGTTGGGCGGGCGTCATGGCAGCGTGGTGAGGTTCTTGCCGCCGTTGATCATCACGGCGCAACAGATCGACGAGGTGGCGGGGATTTTTGAACGGGCGGTAGCGGCTTCGGTTGTTGGGTGATTTTGGGTGGGGGTGCGCTGGAGTTGTGCAGTGCCGCTGAAATCGAGCGCCGCCCGCGCGGCGCTTCGCGGGACAAGCCCGCTCCCACATTTGTTGCAACGTGCCACGGTCTGTCAGGCCATGGTTGTTCGCCTTTGGGGCATTACGGTCAATCGGGGTGCGCCCGGGCGCCAACACAGATATCGCGCCGGCCCCCCAGGCTGACAATCATGGCCTTTCAGACATGA
Proteins encoded in this window:
- a CDS encoding aspartate aminotransferase family protein, with translation MSTVLAEKPGIDDVVEKDYQFEDNPILARQKLQESNARSYPRRIPLALKRGRGIHVEDVEGRTFIDCLAGAGTLALGHNHPVVIDAIRQVLDDELPLHTLDLSTPVKDRFVQDLFAVLPPAFVKDAKIQFTGPTGTDAVEAALKLVRIATGRSTVIAFQGGYHGMSQGALSLMGNLKAKTPLGALLSQGVQFMPFPYDYRCPFGLGGQQGVEVNLRYLDNLLNDPESGVQPPAAVIVEVVQGEGGVVPAADAWLRGVREITARAGVAMIVDEIQTGFGRTGKLFAFEHAHIVPDVVVLSKAIGGSLPLSVMVYRDWLDTWQPGAHAGTFRGNQMAMAAGSAVIRHIESQRLVDHAADMGRRLYEHLSGLQRHNPQLGDVRGRGLMLGVEVVDPNGTPDALGHPPADPALASRIQRECLKRGMIIELGGRHGSVVRFLPPLIITAQQIDEVAGIFERAVAASVVG